In Trichocoleus desertorum NBK24, the following are encoded in one genomic region:
- the ilvC gene encoding ketol-acid reductoisomerase, with protein MARMYYDADANLDLLAGKTIAIIGYGSQGHAHALNLKDSGMNVIVGLYPGSKSAAKAQESGLTVKNVADAAAAADFIMILLPDEVQKTVYKEEIEPNLKAGKVLAFAHGFNIHYGQIVPPSDVDVVMAAPKGPGHLVRRTYEQGQGVPALFAVYQDASGQARDLAMAYAKGIGGTRGGILETTFREETETDLFGEQVVLCGGLSALIKAGFETLVNAGYQPELAYFECLHEVKLIVDLIVEGGLAKMRDSISNTAEYGDLTRGPRIVTDSTRAEMKKVLSEIQSGQFAREFVLENQSGKAGFTAMRRQEAEHPIEDVGKDLRAMFSWLKEA; from the coding sequence ATGGCTCGAATGTATTACGACGCTGATGCCAATTTAGACTTATTAGCTGGAAAAACTATTGCAATCATTGGCTATGGCTCTCAAGGTCATGCCCACGCTCTCAATCTCAAAGATAGTGGCATGAACGTCATCGTCGGGCTGTATCCAGGGAGCAAATCTGCTGCAAAGGCCCAAGAATCAGGCTTGACGGTTAAAAACGTGGCTGATGCTGCGGCTGCGGCTGACTTCATCATGATCTTGTTGCCTGATGAAGTACAAAAGACCGTTTACAAAGAAGAGATTGAACCCAACCTGAAGGCAGGCAAGGTTCTCGCTTTTGCGCACGGCTTTAATATTCACTACGGGCAGATCGTGCCTCCTAGTGATGTAGATGTAGTGATGGCTGCGCCCAAAGGCCCTGGTCACTTGGTGCGTCGGACTTATGAGCAAGGCCAAGGGGTGCCTGCTCTGTTTGCAGTGTATCAAGATGCGTCTGGTCAAGCTCGTGATCTCGCGATGGCTTATGCCAAAGGCATTGGTGGCACTCGTGGCGGCATTCTAGAAACCACCTTCCGCGAAGAAACTGAAACCGACTTGTTTGGTGAGCAAGTGGTTCTGTGTGGTGGTTTGAGTGCGTTGATCAAGGCTGGCTTTGAGACCTTGGTGAATGCAGGCTACCAACCCGAACTGGCTTACTTTGAGTGCTTGCACGAAGTAAAGCTGATTGTGGATCTGATTGTGGAAGGTGGCTTGGCGAAGATGCGTGACAGCATCTCCAACACGGCCGAGTATGGTGACTTGACTCGCGGTCCCCGGATTGTTACCGACAGCACTCGCGCTGAAATGAAGAAGGTGCTGAGTGAAATTCAGTCGGGTCAGTTTGCCCGTGAGTTTGTGCTAGAGAACCAATCGGGTAAGGCTGGGTTTACAGCAATGCGTCGTCAGGAAGCAGAACATCCCATTGAGGACGTGGGTAAGGATCTACGGGCGATGTTTAGCTGGTTGAAGGAAGCCTAA
- a CDS encoding ABC transporter permease, protein MDSLESVKMAVTTLTANKLRSSLTMLGIIIGNASVIAMVGIGQGAQKYAAEQFESLGPNVLFIVPGSREAQRSTFEVPKTLVLADARAIATQVPSVNAVAPQINSQQLVTYLNKNTNSIIIGTTPEFLTARDFNVAQGRFISELDLERNNQVVALGAEIAEKLFGSEEAVGKQIRIKNVSFQVIGVMEAKGAFLGNNQDDTLYIPLTTMSSRIVGRTSPYGIDLTFIVASAKNEKSVEAAQFQITNLLRLRHKIAGDDDFTVQTQKDALKVVGNVTGALTIMLAAIAGISLFVGGVGIMNIMLVSVRERTHEIGLRKAIGATQQDILIQFMIESVILAALGGAIGTLIGVGGIGLVGAVTPLKAGVSPVAILVAVGVSGGIGLFFGVVPARQAAKLDPIVALRSA, encoded by the coding sequence ATGGATTCGCTAGAAAGCGTCAAGATGGCCGTTACTACTCTTACTGCCAACAAGCTGCGAAGTAGCCTAACCATGCTCGGTATCATTATCGGCAATGCTTCCGTAATTGCAATGGTAGGCATTGGGCAGGGAGCCCAAAAGTACGCTGCCGAGCAGTTTGAATCCTTAGGGCCGAACGTGTTGTTCATTGTGCCTGGGTCGAGAGAAGCCCAGCGCTCCACCTTTGAAGTTCCCAAAACGTTAGTTCTTGCTGATGCCAGAGCGATCGCGACTCAAGTGCCTTCTGTCAATGCCGTTGCGCCGCAAATCAACAGCCAGCAGTTAGTCACTTATCTGAATAAGAACACCAACTCCATCATTATTGGTACGACACCAGAGTTCCTTACCGCCCGTGACTTTAATGTGGCGCAAGGACGATTTATCAGCGAACTAGATTTAGAACGTAACAACCAAGTCGTTGCCCTTGGCGCAGAAATTGCCGAAAAACTGTTTGGCAGCGAAGAGGCTGTTGGCAAACAGATTCGGATTAAAAATGTCAGCTTTCAGGTGATTGGGGTGATGGAAGCGAAAGGAGCCTTTCTGGGCAATAACCAGGACGACACACTCTATATTCCGCTAACCACCATGTCCAGCCGCATTGTGGGGCGTACCTCTCCCTACGGTATCGACTTAACCTTCATTGTCGCCTCGGCCAAAAACGAGAAAAGTGTGGAAGCCGCCCAGTTTCAGATCACCAATTTGCTGAGATTGCGACATAAAATCGCTGGAGATGATGACTTTACGGTGCAAACGCAAAAAGACGCCCTGAAAGTTGTGGGCAATGTCACTGGAGCGCTGACCATTATGCTAGCGGCGATCGCAGGAATTTCCCTCTTTGTCGGTGGCGTGGGCATCATGAACATCATGCTGGTGTCCGTGCGAGAGCGCACCCATGAAATTGGCCTCCGCAAAGCCATTGGCGCAACCCAGCAAGACATCTTGATTCAGTTCATGATCGAATCAGTGATTTTAGCTGCTCTAGGAGGCGCGATCGGCACCCTAATCGGAGTTGGTGGTATTGGGTTAGTGGGTGCAGTTACTCCCTTAAAAGCGGGCGTTTCCCCGGTCGCAATTCTGGTTGCCGTTGGCGTTTCGGGGGGCATCGGCTTGTTCTTTGGAGTTGTGCCTGCGCGTCAAGCCGCTAAACTAGACCCCATCGTCGCGCTGAGAAGTGCATAA
- a CDS encoding efflux RND transporter periplasmic adaptor subunit, whose product MPQPAEKELQTSERFSLMLASRALLLLLLIAVSGCGIFSKAEAESPRQGGGGGRGGAAQGGPAPVDVAIAKTGSLQDNIELTGTTQPVKEISLRAQVEGQLLDLLVDAGDPVTRGQTLAQIDAAILTTSVAEAEAELASRRSEVAQAEAQVKDVQAQVEEARLQLQQAQSDAARLQQLLREGAIAAQAAELAQTEARTAAQALRSTQEQVRTRQQAVVAAQGQVSAQQAVLAQAKERQSYAVLSSPVTGVVLQRQMDPGTLVQPGGEILRLGDFSSAKVVVNVADKQLSTIRQGQDVQVALDAFPNQTFRGEVSRITPVANALYVPVEITIPNENGRINSGLFARVTLSQAQTSRVVVPETAVQTERGTQPDSQRNANATLFVVDENAEEPKVTARSVTLGQKANGKVEILSGLRAGEQFVARSGRPLKDGAPVRLSILSETQPRESTNQPTQTNQPQGRQR is encoded by the coding sequence ATGCCACAGCCTGCTGAAAAAGAGCTTCAAACCTCAGAACGATTTTCGCTCATGCTGGCCAGTCGAGCGCTGCTGCTCTTGCTTCTCATTGCAGTGTCAGGTTGCGGAATTTTCTCCAAAGCGGAAGCAGAGTCGCCCCGGCAAGGAGGTGGCGGAGGCCGTGGAGGTGCCGCTCAAGGAGGCCCAGCCCCCGTGGATGTGGCGATCGCCAAAACTGGCTCTTTGCAAGACAATATCGAGCTAACCGGAACCACTCAACCCGTGAAAGAAATTTCGCTGCGGGCACAAGTAGAAGGGCAATTACTAGATCTACTAGTGGATGCAGGCGATCCGGTGACTAGAGGCCAAACCCTGGCTCAGATTGATGCAGCTATCTTGACGACCTCTGTCGCAGAGGCCGAAGCTGAGTTGGCAAGTCGTCGCTCGGAAGTAGCTCAAGCCGAAGCGCAGGTCAAAGACGTACAGGCACAAGTAGAAGAAGCCCGATTACAACTGCAACAAGCCCAATCCGATGCGGCAAGGCTCCAACAGTTGTTGCGCGAAGGAGCGATCGCGGCTCAAGCAGCAGAACTGGCCCAGACAGAAGCAAGAACAGCGGCTCAAGCGCTCCGCTCTACTCAAGAGCAGGTGCGAACTCGGCAGCAGGCAGTCGTAGCCGCTCAGGGGCAAGTGTCAGCTCAGCAGGCTGTATTGGCACAAGCGAAGGAGCGACAATCTTATGCAGTGCTCAGCTCACCTGTAACGGGGGTTGTTTTACAACGGCAGATGGACCCAGGAACGTTGGTTCAGCCTGGGGGCGAAATTCTCCGATTAGGGGACTTTAGCAGCGCCAAGGTCGTCGTCAACGTCGCTGACAAACAGCTCTCCACCATTCGTCAAGGGCAAGATGTCCAAGTCGCCCTAGATGCCTTTCCCAATCAAACTTTTAGGGGGGAAGTTAGCCGAATTACCCCTGTGGCCAACGCTCTGTACGTTCCCGTAGAAATTACCATTCCAAACGAGAATGGCCGCATTAATAGCGGTCTATTCGCACGGGTGACTCTCTCTCAGGCGCAAACATCACGAGTCGTTGTCCCAGAGACGGCAGTGCAGACCGAACGGGGCACACAGCCTGATTCTCAGCGCAACGCCAATGCCACTTTGTTTGTCGTGGACGAGAACGCAGAGGAACCCAAAGTAACCGCTCGTTCGGTCACCTTAGGCCAAAAAGCCAATGGCAAAGTCGAAATTCTATCTGGTTTACGAGCAGGTGAACAGTTTGTAGCGCGTAGTGGCCGTCCTCTGAAGGATGGTGCTCCCGTTCGCCTAAGCATTCTCTCCGAAACTCAACCCCGAGAATCTACTAATCAACCCACCCAAACTAACCAACCCCAAGGGAGACAGCGGTAA
- a CDS encoding peptidoglycan-binding protein — MAYSLTQIKEVLDGLGYNLGPNGINGNYDATLDIYTQAALREFQAQYGLPSTGRLDAATEIKAGQIVKNLQYSLNLTVNAKLPVSEFYGPLTLRAMKTFQQTYSLPATGIANLTVRKKLDEEAKKRLPRGADFNAPQEEALQQVV, encoded by the coding sequence ATGGCTTACTCTCTAACTCAAATCAAAGAAGTTTTAGATGGATTGGGATACAACCTAGGCCCCAACGGCATCAACGGCAACTACGACGCCACCTTGGATATCTACACTCAGGCGGCATTACGTGAATTTCAAGCTCAATATGGTCTGCCCAGCACAGGCAGATTAGATGCCGCAACGGAAATTAAAGCTGGACAAATCGTGAAAAATCTTCAGTACAGCTTGAACCTAACCGTCAATGCCAAGCTACCTGTGAGTGAATTCTATGGCCCTCTGACTCTGCGAGCCATGAAAACCTTCCAACAAACCTATAGCTTGCCAGCAACTGGAATTGCCAATTTAACCGTTCGCAAAAAGCTGGATGAAGAAGCTAAAAAGCGTCTGCCTCGTGGCGCAGACTTTAATGCTCCTCAAGAGGAAGCACTACAACAAGTAGTTTAA
- a CDS encoding ABC transporter ATP-binding protein, whose amino-acid sequence MPTSVIIRLENIAKTYGSGETEVRALADVDLVIEKGEYCSIMGASGSGKSTMMNMIGCLDRPTLGSYYLDGVDVSRLNDSELAHIRNRKIGFVFQQFHLLQQLSALENVMLPMVYANVPNDERRDRAAEALQRVGLGNRMNNKPNQLSGGQQQRVAIARAIVNRPVLLLADEPTGALDTRTTKEVMDIFTELNTSGITIVIVTHEPDVARLTKRIVWFRDGQVLHSHLQPEELGQVAAA is encoded by the coding sequence ATGCCCACCTCAGTCATTATTCGCTTAGAAAATATTGCGAAAACCTACGGCTCCGGCGAAACCGAAGTCCGAGCTTTGGCAGATGTAGACTTAGTGATTGAAAAAGGAGAATATTGCTCCATCATGGGCGCTTCCGGTTCGGGGAAATCTACCATGATGAACATGATTGGTTGCTTAGATCGCCCCACCTTAGGCAGTTACTACCTCGATGGCGTTGATGTCTCCCGCCTTAACGATTCAGAATTGGCCCATATCCGCAATCGCAAGATTGGGTTTGTTTTCCAGCAATTCCATTTACTCCAGCAACTCAGCGCTTTAGAGAATGTAATGCTGCCGATGGTCTATGCCAACGTTCCCAACGACGAACGCCGCGATCGCGCCGCAGAAGCCCTGCAACGAGTGGGGCTAGGGAACCGCATGAACAACAAACCCAACCAACTTTCTGGTGGACAACAACAACGAGTCGCCATTGCTCGCGCGATCGTCAATCGTCCCGTCTTGCTCTTAGCCGATGAACCCACAGGTGCACTCGACACCCGCACCACCAAAGAAGTGATGGACATCTTCACTGAACTCAACACCAGTGGCATCACCATCGTCATTGTCACCCATGAACCCGATGTTGCCCGACTCACCAAACGCATCGTCTGGTTCCGAGACGGCCAAGTGCTGCATTCCCACTTACAACCCGAAGAACTCGGCCAAGTTGCAGCCGCATAA
- a CDS encoding efflux RND transporter permease subunit, translated as MSTPQSQGFSISAVAIRQHIGTLMLTVAVIVVGIFFLTTLQVDLLPSITYPRIGVRVDAPGVSPEVAVDEVTKPLEEALSATEGVVQVYSQTREGQVSLDLFFQPGGDIDQALNEATAAFNRARGRLPDTIEEPRLFKFDPSQLPVYEFALTSPSRESVDLRVFADEELARELGVVPGVASVDVSGGVEEEVRVNIDLNRLQASGVGLTEVLNALRDRNVDVAGGRILGSTSEPLTRTVGRFQGANEVANLSFEAGGARSATNQDSSNGATGASGSVPSSTSSPTSRVYLRDFAEIIDGNEEQRVFVSLNGQPAVKASVQKQPDANSIAVVDAVKKRLDELKQSGLIPEDLEIRPTLDESRFIRNSISNVTSSGLIGAGLAAIAVLLFLGSLRQTLIIVLAIPLATLAAIILMRLFGLSLNVFSLGGLALGVGIVVDNSIVMLETIAEGVGMTPGKAAASPLSPEQVIEQSERSSREVESALIASTSTNLVAVLPFLLIGGFVALLFNELILTISFAVAASILVAVTVVPALTSRLLAVRWSSGVSKFWLLQRFNQRFDATTHGYGRFLARVLQRRFWVIAATVIVLGGGSWLMSSQIPQEILPRINTGQANLFAQFPPGTPLETSRTVMERVDQILTEQPETDYAFTTVGGALFGSNTTANPLRGSSNVTLKPGSDVEAFVARVTQEFDKLNLAGIRLRLNPGQVRGIILSNSPIRGAEIDVMLQGTDERQLSQAGRQVLQALDDRVTLASFRPDADERQPEVQIRPDWERLSAVGLTTQEIGDTIQTAIEGSVPTQLQRGTRLVDVRVELDRSTIQQPSQLAQLPLFVSDNRRIQLGDVARIEEGQAPGEIQRINQRQVFLIAGNLNEGASLGEALKQVNAVLAEIELPEGVTTLPSSAAESSRQLQDSLKVLGGLAAFLVFVVMAVQYNSLIDPLVIMLTVPLALAGGIFGLFITQTAIGATVLVGAVLLVGIVVNNAIIMVELANQILEREGCDRQTAILKAAPQRLRPVLMTTITTVLGLFPLALGIGEGSEFLQPLGIVVFSGLSLATVLTLFIIPCFYTLLHDWHGGKGQKQPSIPQVVPIEVPAPTVSSRR; from the coding sequence ATGTCAACCCCCCAATCGCAAGGCTTCAGCATTAGTGCTGTTGCTATTCGTCAGCACATCGGGACTTTGATGCTGACCGTGGCCGTGATTGTCGTCGGAATTTTCTTTCTCACGACGTTGCAAGTCGATCTGCTGCCTTCTATTACTTATCCTCGAATTGGCGTGCGGGTTGATGCCCCTGGAGTCTCGCCGGAAGTGGCAGTAGATGAAGTCACGAAGCCCCTGGAAGAAGCGCTCTCTGCGACTGAGGGGGTGGTGCAAGTCTATTCCCAAACCCGTGAAGGGCAGGTGAGCCTAGATCTGTTCTTTCAACCGGGGGGTGACATTGACCAAGCCTTAAATGAAGCGACAGCCGCTTTTAACCGAGCCAGAGGGCGTTTACCTGACACGATTGAAGAGCCACGACTCTTCAAGTTTGACCCTTCACAGTTACCTGTTTACGAATTCGCTCTCACCTCACCCTCCCGTGAAAGCGTAGACCTGCGCGTGTTCGCCGATGAAGAATTAGCCCGTGAGTTGGGCGTTGTGCCTGGAGTTGCTTCGGTAGATGTCTCTGGGGGTGTGGAGGAAGAGGTAAGAGTCAATATTGACCTCAACCGTCTTCAGGCTTCTGGAGTGGGCCTCACTGAAGTGCTCAATGCCCTGCGCGATCGCAACGTGGATGTGGCTGGGGGCCGCATTTTAGGTTCTACGAGTGAACCGCTTACCCGCACCGTAGGCCGATTCCAAGGCGCGAATGAAGTTGCCAATCTGTCGTTTGAAGCTGGGGGGGCTAGATCAGCCACGAACCAAGACAGCAGTAATGGAGCTACAGGAGCCAGTGGCAGCGTTCCATCTTCCACCTCTTCTCCTACCAGTCGGGTTTACCTGCGAGACTTTGCTGAAATCATTGATGGTAATGAAGAGCAGCGCGTGTTCGTGTCTCTGAATGGTCAACCCGCAGTTAAAGCCAGTGTTCAGAAGCAACCCGATGCCAACAGTATTGCAGTAGTTGATGCGGTCAAAAAAAGGCTGGATGAACTCAAGCAATCTGGCTTGATTCCAGAAGACTTAGAGATCCGCCCAACCTTGGATGAGTCGCGCTTTATTCGTAACTCCATTTCTAATGTCACCAGTTCCGGGTTGATTGGGGCAGGTTTGGCCGCGATCGCCGTTTTGCTGTTTCTCGGCTCTTTGCGCCAAACCCTGATTATTGTGTTGGCTATTCCTTTAGCAACGCTAGCCGCAATTATCTTGATGCGGCTGTTTGGCTTGTCACTCAACGTTTTTAGTTTGGGTGGTTTGGCCTTGGGCGTAGGGATTGTGGTGGATAACTCAATTGTGATGTTAGAAACCATTGCTGAGGGGGTTGGCATGACCCCTGGAAAAGCCGCCGCTTCTCCGCTCAGTCCTGAACAGGTCATTGAGCAGTCGGAGCGCAGTAGTCGTGAAGTAGAGTCGGCCCTGATTGCCTCCACTAGCACTAACCTGGTGGCGGTGCTGCCGTTCCTCCTCATTGGTGGATTTGTAGCGCTGCTGTTTAACGAACTGATTCTGACGATTAGCTTTGCTGTAGCTGCTTCGATCTTGGTGGCTGTAACCGTGGTTCCTGCTCTGACTTCTCGTTTACTGGCAGTGCGGTGGTCGAGCGGCGTGAGCAAATTTTGGCTATTGCAGCGTTTTAACCAACGCTTTGATGCAACGACCCACGGTTATGGCCGCTTTTTAGCGCGAGTCTTGCAACGGCGTTTCTGGGTAATCGCAGCAACAGTGATTGTGCTGGGTGGGGGGAGTTGGCTCATGAGCAGCCAAATTCCCCAAGAAATTTTGCCCCGGATCAATACTGGACAAGCCAACTTGTTTGCTCAGTTTCCTCCGGGTACTCCTCTGGAAACTAGCCGCACAGTGATGGAGCGAGTTGACCAAATCCTGACTGAGCAACCCGAAACAGATTATGCCTTTACTACCGTGGGTGGAGCGTTGTTTGGTAGCAACACAACTGCTAATCCACTCCGGGGTTCTAGCAACGTTACGCTCAAACCTGGAAGTGATGTAGAAGCTTTCGTAGCGCGAGTGACTCAAGAATTTGACAAGCTCAACTTGGCTGGCATCCGGTTGCGCTTAAATCCGGGGCAAGTGCGAGGCATTATTCTCAGCAATTCGCCAATCCGAGGCGCAGAAATTGATGTGATGCTACAGGGCACTGACGAGCGACAACTCAGTCAAGCAGGACGGCAAGTGCTGCAAGCTCTAGACGATCGCGTCACGCTGGCAAGTTTCCGCCCTGATGCGGATGAGCGCCAACCAGAAGTGCAGATTCGTCCCGACTGGGAGCGCCTTTCTGCGGTAGGCTTGACCACTCAAGAAATCGGCGACACGATTCAAACTGCGATCGAAGGCTCAGTCCCAACCCAACTACAACGGGGTACTCGCTTAGTAGATGTGCGAGTAGAACTAGACCGATCCACTATACAGCAACCGTCTCAGTTAGCCCAACTGCCTTTGTTTGTCTCAGACAACCGCCGCATTCAACTAGGAGATGTCGCCCGGATTGAAGAAGGCCAAGCACCCGGAGAAATCCAGCGGATTAACCAGCGGCAAGTCTTTTTGATTGCAGGCAACTTAAATGAGGGAGCTAGCTTAGGCGAAGCCCTAAAACAAGTCAATGCCGTCTTGGCCGAAATAGAACTCCCCGAAGGAGTGACCACTCTGCCTAGCTCAGCCGCTGAGTCTAGCCGACAGCTCCAAGATTCGCTGAAAGTCCTGGGTGGACTGGCTGCATTCCTGGTGTTTGTCGTCATGGCAGTGCAGTACAACTCGCTAATCGACCCATTGGTGATTATGCTGACGGTGCCCTTGGCGCTAGCAGGAGGGATTTTCGGTCTGTTTATCACACAGACAGCCATCGGTGCCACAGTTTTGGTAGGGGCTGTGCTACTGGTGGGGATTGTTGTGAACAACGCCATCATCATGGTGGAACTGGCTAATCAAATTCTGGAGCGAGAAGGCTGCGATCGCCAAACTGCCATTCTCAAAGCGGCTCCTCAACGGCTACGCCCAGTCCTGATGACCACCATCACTACGGTCTTGGGTTTATTCCCCTTGGCCTTGGGTATTGGCGAAGGATCAGAGTTTCTGCAACCGCTAGGCATCGTGGTTTTCTCTGGTTTATCCCTTGCCACAGTGCTAACTCTGTTTATCATTCCCTGCTTCTACACCTTGCTCCACGATTGGCATGGTGGCAAAGGTCAGAAGCAACCGTCTATTCCTCAAGTAGTTCCCATTGAAGTGCCCGCTCCTACTGTTTCTAGTCGGCGCTAA
- a CDS encoding DoxX family protein: MPSAPQSRYRRKEILRGVFAVCLIIVGISHFVRPEQYARIVPPPFPPFASVYISGVFEILGGIGLMIPFVSVAAAWGLISLFIAVFPANIYMTLHNIKIDGIPQNQALYWARLPFQAVFIAWAYWYTRNPETQAGSNLTSQLFPETKTH, translated from the coding sequence ATGCCCTCTGCTCCTCAATCCCGTTATCGCCGCAAAGAAATCCTTCGGGGTGTCTTTGCGGTTTGTCTGATTATTGTTGGCATCAGCCACTTCGTCCGACCAGAACAATACGCCCGCATCGTACCACCACCGTTTCCCCCCTTCGCCTCCGTATACATTAGTGGCGTTTTTGAGATTCTAGGTGGCATTGGCTTAATGATTCCCTTCGTCAGTGTGGCAGCAGCTTGGGGTCTAATATCCCTGTTTATCGCTGTATTTCCTGCCAATATCTACATGACATTGCACAACATTAAAATCGACGGAATTCCCCAAAACCAAGCCCTTTACTGGGCCAGACTTCCCTTCCAAGCTGTATTCATCGCCTGGGCCTACTGGTACACCCGCAACCCAGAAACCCAAGCTGGCAGTAACTTAACCTCCCAACTCTTTCCCGAAACGAAGACGCACTAA
- a CDS encoding HAD family hydrolase: MAPVGTAIFDIIGTCFSLEKPRQQLIEMGAPAQALELWFAQTLRDAFALSHAGGYCSLKQVLEAELPRTLKLLGVEANAKQQAQAIAAFSQLELQPDALEAFQKLSQAGWQLIALTNGSEESTHKLLEQSGSLEYFANVFSCDAIQKTKPHPEVYALPHQEILGDAWMIAAHAWDIAGAARAGYKTAFITQQEGDYLSVYPKPDVIANSLLSAVDQMVQPVSA, translated from the coding sequence ATGGCCCCTGTAGGCACTGCTATCTTCGACATCATTGGCACCTGCTTTAGCTTAGAGAAACCGCGTCAGCAACTAATAGAAATGGGGGCACCAGCTCAAGCCTTGGAACTGTGGTTTGCTCAAACCCTGAGGGATGCCTTTGCACTTTCGCATGCAGGAGGGTACTGCTCACTCAAACAGGTGCTAGAAGCAGAACTGCCTAGAACGCTGAAGCTCCTGGGGGTTGAGGCAAATGCAAAGCAACAAGCTCAGGCGATCGCTGCTTTCTCCCAACTAGAACTACAACCAGATGCCCTAGAAGCTTTTCAGAAACTATCTCAGGCGGGTTGGCAGCTAATTGCTTTAACCAATGGCAGTGAAGAGTCCACCCACAAACTCTTAGAGCAATCGGGCAGCTTAGAATATTTTGCCAACGTTTTCTCCTGTGATGCCATCCAAAAAACTAAACCGCATCCAGAGGTCTATGCTTTGCCTCACCAGGAAATTTTAGGGGATGCCTGGATGATTGCAGCTCATGCTTGGGACATTGCAGGGGCAGCACGAGCTGGCTACAAAACGGCTTTTATCACTCAGCAAGAAGGCGACTACTTAAGCGTTTATCCTAAGCCAGATGTAATTGCCAATAGCTTGCTAAGCGCTGTAGATCAGATGGTGCAACCTGTTTCTGCGTGA
- a CDS encoding IS4 family transposase yields MLPLFYQAHLQQCLSPRHYLLVNLLVLLLQWHKQVRLERLATTLPLPIQFEGRRRCFPRLFSTPQLPIDTFWLPLVGYLLSCQSRGGQPLFLVLDRTQWQGVNVLMASVIYRGRALPLYWQFLSHSGSSGLAQQQAVLRPLLALLKPYQVVVLGDREFCSVHLAQWLGQEQLSFCLRLRCNEYVQDETGLVEQLQHLGLKPGQSRFFEQVRVTKQGGLGLFNVACYWKRAYRGHCEKSAWFLLTNLPSLGAAVTAYQHRMGIEAFFRDYKSGGYQVESTRLNPQRLSGLFVLLALAYTSAVIQGHEVRTQGLASYICRAKEGRRMRRRHSDFWIGLYAQAWLEGMDLATDWVESWMQLSGNKQSYLQRGLDAASRLQSLF; encoded by the coding sequence ATGCTGCCTCTATTCTACCAAGCTCACCTCCAACAGTGCCTCAGTCCTCGCCATTACTTACTTGTGAATCTGCTGGTGTTGCTATTGCAATGGCATAAACAAGTGCGCCTCGAAAGACTTGCGACCACCTTGCCTCTACCGATTCAATTCGAGGGTCGTCGCCGCTGTTTCCCACGCTTGTTTTCGACCCCTCAGTTGCCAATTGATACCTTCTGGTTGCCCTTAGTCGGCTACTTGCTATCTTGCCAATCCCGAGGCGGACAACCTCTTTTCTTGGTCCTCGACCGCACGCAGTGGCAAGGGGTGAATGTGCTGATGGCGAGTGTGATTTATCGAGGGCGGGCTCTGCCCTTGTACTGGCAGTTCTTGTCGCATTCTGGAAGTTCGGGCTTAGCGCAACAACAAGCGGTTTTGCGCCCACTTTTAGCGCTACTCAAGCCTTATCAAGTCGTGGTCTTAGGGGACCGGGAATTCTGCTCGGTGCATCTAGCGCAATGGTTGGGCCAAGAACAGCTCAGCTTCTGTTTACGCTTACGCTGTAACGAGTACGTTCAAGATGAAACGGGTTTGGTTGAGCAACTCCAACACCTGGGATTAAAACCCGGTCAATCGCGCTTTTTCGAGCAGGTGAGGGTGACGAAACAAGGGGGTCTGGGATTGTTTAATGTGGCTTGCTATTGGAAACGAGCATATCGAGGCCATTGCGAGAAAAGTGCTTGGTTTCTCTTAACCAATCTGCCCTCTTTAGGTGCTGCTGTGACGGCTTATCAACATCGCATGGGCATCGAAGCTTTCTTTCGTGACTACAAAAGTGGAGGGTATCAAGTCGAATCCACTCGTCTCAATCCTCAGCGCTTATCAGGTTTATTTGTTCTCTTAGCCCTTGCTTATACCAGTGCAGTCATTCAAGGCCATGAAGTTCGCACTCAAGGCTTAGCTAGCTATATTTGTCGAGCCAAAGAAGGACGAAGAATGCGTCGCAGACATAGCGATTTTTGGATAGGTTTGTATGCTCAAGCTTGGTTGGAAGGGATGGATTTAGCCACCGATTGGGTAGAGTCTTGGATGCAGCTTAGTGGCAATAAGCAATCCTATCTTCAGCGAGGACTAGACGCTGCTTCCCGCCTCCAGTCCTTGTTCTAG